One stretch of Pararhizobium qamdonense DNA includes these proteins:
- a CDS encoding class I SAM-dependent methyltransferase, whose amino-acid sequence MASGIDDERTEANRRAWNAQRFDAWRAAFGSPEAEARKIVAEPEHVLRRLLPHLGSVAGKRICNVQGSHGRIAVALARLEADVLVIDFAEENRRFALELAASAGVEIEYAVCDILKADELGLGHQFDILVLELGILHYHQDLDRFFAVMRELIADGGTLLLNEFHPLQRKLFWPEGPHDYFQTDLVEADVPNPADGGASLGTCTYRFWTMGEILTAVVKAGFKLTKLEEHPDWVDPTIPGSFTLLAQA is encoded by the coding sequence ATGGCAAGCGGGATCGATGATGAAAGAACGGAAGCGAACCGCAGGGCTTGGAATGCTCAGCGATTTGATGCCTGGCGAGCAGCGTTTGGCAGCCCAGAGGCAGAGGCACGAAAGATAGTCGCTGAGCCGGAGCATGTTCTTCGTCGGCTTCTTCCCCATCTCGGAAGTGTTGCGGGGAAGCGAATTTGCAATGTGCAGGGTTCCCATGGCCGTATCGCAGTCGCGCTCGCGCGTCTGGAAGCCGATGTGCTTGTGATCGATTTTGCAGAGGAAAACAGGCGCTTTGCGCTTGAGCTTGCTGCGAGCGCGGGCGTGGAGATCGAATATGCGGTGTGCGATATCCTCAAGGCGGATGAACTCGGCCTCGGTCACCAATTCGACATTCTGGTGCTTGAGCTTGGCATTCTCCACTACCACCAGGACTTGGACCGTTTTTTCGCGGTGATGCGGGAACTCATCGCAGACGGTGGCACGCTCCTTTTGAATGAATTTCATCCGTTGCAACGTAAACTGTTTTGGCCCGAAGGCCCGCATGATTACTTTCAAACGGATTTGGTTGAAGCGGATGTGCCGAACCCGGCTGACGGCGGAGCCAGTCTTGGAACATGCACCTATCGCTTTTGGACCATGGGCGAGATCTTGACGGCCGTGGTCAAGGCGGGGTTCAAGCTCACAAAGCTTGAGGAGCATCCTGACTGGGTAGACCCGACAATCCCCGGCTCGTTTACGCTGCTGGCCCAGGCGTAA
- a CDS encoding CatB-related O-acetyltransferase has product MPLLDENAMHPITLPEGTLYRDTVYLKNVISHPRMEIGEYSYFTHSGKPEDTAGILAPYLGHNVRERLVIGKFVQIARGSYFITSSANHPMTGFTTYPFRIFKPETFGYKDLPAKDTVVGHDVWIGHGAAIMPGVQIGAGAIVAAASVVARNVTPYAVVAGNPATVIRMRYPAEIVSQLLEIAWWNWPIEKIEANLAALECGDLVALNMV; this is encoded by the coding sequence ATGCCTCTTCTCGACGAAAACGCAATGCACCCCATCACCCTGCCGGAAGGTACGCTGTACCGCGATACCGTCTACCTGAAGAATGTGATCAGCCATCCGCGTATGGAAATCGGCGAATACAGCTATTTCACGCACTCCGGAAAGCCGGAAGACACCGCCGGGATACTCGCACCCTATCTGGGCCATAACGTCCGCGAGCGGTTGGTCATCGGCAAATTTGTCCAGATCGCCCGGGGAAGCTATTTTATCACAAGTTCAGCCAATCATCCGATGACGGGCTTTACAACCTATCCCTTCCGGATCTTCAAACCAGAGACCTTCGGCTACAAAGACCTGCCGGCGAAAGATACCGTGGTCGGGCACGATGTATGGATTGGCCATGGCGCAGCGATCATGCCCGGTGTGCAGATCGGTGCAGGCGCGATCGTGGCTGCTGCGTCGGTGGTCGCTCGAAACGTTACACCTTACGCAGTTGTCGCAGGAAACCCAGCCACGGTCATCCGGATGCGCTATCCCGCCGAGATCGTCAGCCAGCTTCTCGAGATAGCTTGGTGGAATTGGCCCATTGAAAAAATCGAAGCGAATTTGGCGGCCCTGGAATGCGGTGACCTTGTGGCGCTAAACATGGTTTGA
- a CDS encoding hydrolase — protein sequence MTFRNGLSSLLRPEDSVLVLIDHQPYQLANLNSHDPHAVVNNSTALAKAAKAFGVPTILTSVIAERGGLIFSQITDVFSGQDVIDRTFINTWEDSKVVDAVKATGRKQLIIAGLWTEVCVAMPVIQALGEGWDVTVITDASGGTSVEAHAVAIQRMIAAGANMMTWLALAAEWQRDWARTEHAAELTEVLKQHAAGSGVAYMWEQQLLNTPVPANAG from the coding sequence ATGACCTTTCGTAACGGCCTCTCTTCGCTTCTTCGTCCCGAAGACTCGGTCCTCGTCCTGATCGACCACCAGCCCTACCAGCTGGCCAATCTCAACAGCCACGACCCGCATGCGGTGGTCAACAATTCGACGGCGCTGGCCAAGGCCGCCAAGGCTTTTGGTGTCCCGACCATCCTGACGAGCGTGATCGCCGAACGCGGCGGCCTCATCTTTTCGCAGATCACCGACGTGTTTTCCGGCCAGGATGTCATTGACCGGACGTTCATCAACACTTGGGAAGACAGCAAGGTCGTGGACGCGGTCAAGGCGACCGGCCGCAAGCAGCTGATCATCGCCGGCCTTTGGACCGAGGTCTGCGTCGCGATGCCGGTCATCCAGGCGCTGGGGGAAGGCTGGGATGTTACCGTGATCACCGACGCCTCCGGCGGCACTTCGGTCGAGGCGCATGCGGTCGCCATCCAGCGCATGATTGCGGCCGGCGCCAACATGATGACCTGGCTGGCGCTCGCAGCGGAATGGCAGCGCGACTGGGCGCGCACCGAGCACGCCGCCGAACTGACGGAGGTGCTCAAACAGCACGCCGCCGGCAGCGGCGTCGCGTATATGTGGGAACAGCAGCTGCTGAACACGCCGGTGCCCGCCAACGCAGGCTGA
- a CDS encoding YraN family protein, whose protein sequence is MRPEPESQKRRKALRRGALAEYRAALCLLLKGYRIVAFRYRTKLGEIDIIARKGNLVACVEVKARSSLEDSVFAVSDFAQRRIRAASDLWLGKQRDCAALSIRYDIIAVIPRRWPIHLPDAF, encoded by the coding sequence ATGAGACCTGAGCCGGAAAGCCAGAAAAGACGAAAAGCGCTCCGGCGCGGCGCGCTGGCGGAATATCGCGCCGCGCTTTGCCTTCTTCTCAAGGGCTACCGTATCGTCGCATTCCGCTACCGCACGAAGCTGGGTGAGATCGACATTATTGCACGCAAGGGCAATCTGGTCGCCTGCGTCGAGGTCAAAGCCCGCAGCTCGCTGGAGGATTCCGTCTTTGCCGTTTCCGATTTTGCACAACGCCGCATTCGCGCTGCAAGCGACCTCTGGCTCGGAAAACAACGGGATTGCGCGGCACTTTCAATCCGCTACGACATCATCGCCGTGATACCCCGGCGCTGGCCGATCCATCTTCCCGATGCCTTTTGA
- a CDS encoding HIT family protein: protein MVIPQQFHIGEAPGWSVNHRINSALPGYLMISSTTATNDLSDLSTEALRSIGTVFASVQHALKSVLRAKRIYISRFGHAPGYAIHFHVIPIYDWVEELFWQDDRYRVLETLAEGPGETPTDGAELTLFVWREFCERSEPPPIKGPSVAETIAMLREAIAFP from the coding sequence ATCGTCATTCCGCAGCAGTTTCATATTGGCGAGGCTCCCGGCTGGTCCGTGAACCACCGGATCAATTCGGCTCTCCCTGGCTATCTGATGATCAGTTCGACGACGGCCACGAATGACCTTAGTGATCTGTCCACCGAAGCTTTACGTTCAATTGGGACAGTATTTGCCAGCGTGCAACATGCATTGAAATCGGTCTTGCGCGCGAAACGGATCTATATCAGCCGTTTTGGGCATGCGCCGGGTTATGCCATCCATTTTCACGTCATTCCGATATACGATTGGGTTGAGGAGCTTTTCTGGCAAGACGACCGCTACCGGGTGCTCGAAACATTGGCGGAAGGGCCAGGCGAAACACCGACCGATGGGGCGGAGTTGACGCTTTTTGTCTGGCGCGAATTCTGTGAAAGATCCGAGCCTCCACCGATCAAAGGTCCGTCGGTGGCCGAGACTATCGCGATGTTGCGCGAGGCCATCGCATTTCCTTAA
- a CDS encoding ABC transporter permease subunit, translating into MAIIFVFFYWPSVQAIQSSFYLEDPFGFGSTFVGLANYTDVLKSGEYLGIARFTAVFTVLVTFFSLSIGLLLAVKADGVIRGNATYKTLLIWVYAIAPPVAGLMGMMMFDQHIGPLVKFAAFFGWDLKVGLNYNDTAFAMIVVSVWKQIPYNFIFFLSGLQGIPVSVREAALMDCRSGFRRFWTVILPLLAPTAFFLLIINTTYALFDTFGVIDVMVKDKAANNPITLVYKVYMDGFRGNDLGGSSAQSVILMIIVFVLTIFQFRFIERRVHYN; encoded by the coding sequence ATGGCGATCATCTTCGTGTTCTTCTATTGGCCCTCGGTGCAGGCGATCCAGTCGTCCTTCTACCTGGAGGACCCGTTCGGCTTCGGCTCCACTTTCGTTGGCCTTGCCAACTATACCGACGTGCTGAAATCCGGCGAATATCTGGGCATTGCCCGCTTCACCGCCGTCTTCACCGTCCTCGTAACCTTCTTTTCGCTGTCGATCGGCCTGCTCCTCGCCGTCAAGGCCGACGGCGTCATTCGCGGCAATGCCACCTACAAGACGCTGCTGATCTGGGTCTATGCCATTGCCCCGCCGGTTGCCGGCCTGATGGGCATGATGATGTTCGATCAGCATATCGGCCCGCTGGTAAAATTCGCCGCCTTCTTCGGCTGGGATTTGAAAGTCGGGCTCAACTACAACGACACCGCCTTTGCGATGATCGTTGTCTCGGTCTGGAAGCAGATCCCCTACAACTTCATCTTCTTTCTCTCCGGCCTGCAGGGCATTCCGGTTTCGGTGCGCGAGGCGGCGCTGATGGATTGCCGCTCGGGTTTTCGCCGCTTCTGGACGGTCATCCTGCCGCTCTTGGCGCCCACCGCCTTCTTCCTCCTGATCATCAACACGACCTATGCCCTGTTCGACACGTTCGGCGTCATCGACGTGATGGTGAAGGACAAGGCTGCCAACAACCCGATCACGCTGGTCTACAAAGTCTATATGGACGGCTTTCGCGGCAACGACCTTGGCGGTTCCTCGGCCCAGTCGGTCATCCTGATGATCATCGTCTTCGTGCTCACCATCTTCCAGTTCCGCTTCATCGAGCGGCGCGTCCACTATAATTGA
- a CDS encoding sn-glycerol-3-phosphate import ATP-binding protein UgpC, with protein MAAINITNVSKIYAGGVEAVKSVSIDIADGEFIVLVGPSGCGKSTLLRMVAGLEAISKGTVEIGDRVINDVEPAERDIAMVFQNYALYPHMTVYNNLAYGLKNRGTPKAEIDARVAEAARMLEIEQYLTRKPRALSGGQRQRVAMGRAIVRKPAAFLFDEPLSNLDAKLRVSMRGEIKQLQKRLGTTSLYVTHDQLEAMTLADRLVVLNGGEIEQIGRPLDVYHTPASTFVASFIGSPAMNLLRGTREGTLLHFGSQILDLGRAAAFPGQVTAGIRAEDLRIATASEQALTLKVDYIEELGAQRLVHGTIDGKKLTASLSPEIGIGESLSLTIAPDRLHFFDATTGKRLAQPFAASGSKRAERLEIADA; from the coding sequence ATGGCAGCGATCAACATCACCAATGTTTCAAAGATCTATGCCGGCGGCGTCGAGGCGGTGAAATCCGTTTCCATCGACATTGCCGACGGCGAATTCATCGTGCTGGTCGGCCCGTCCGGCTGTGGCAAGTCCACGCTGTTGCGCATGGTGGCAGGGCTCGAGGCCATATCGAAGGGCACCGTCGAGATCGGCGACCGCGTCATCAACGATGTCGAACCGGCCGAGCGCGATATCGCCATGGTCTTCCAGAACTATGCGCTCTATCCGCACATGACCGTCTACAACAACCTCGCCTATGGCCTGAAAAACCGCGGCACGCCAAAGGCCGAGATCGATGCGCGCGTGGCCGAAGCCGCCCGCATGCTGGAGATCGAGCAATACCTCACCCGCAAACCACGTGCGCTGTCCGGCGGCCAGCGCCAGCGCGTCGCCATGGGCCGCGCCATCGTGCGCAAACCCGCGGCCTTCCTGTTCGATGAACCGCTGTCGAACCTCGACGCCAAACTGCGCGTCTCCATGCGCGGCGAGATCAAGCAGCTGCAAAAGCGCCTCGGCACGACCTCGCTCTACGTCACCCATGACCAGCTGGAAGCCATGACGCTCGCCGACCGCCTCGTCGTCCTCAACGGCGGCGAGATCGAGCAGATCGGCCGGCCGCTCGATGTTTACCACACCCCCGCCTCTACCTTCGTCGCGAGCTTCATCGGCTCCCCCGCCATGAACCTCCTGCGCGGCACCCGCGAAGGCACCCTCCTGCATTTCGGCAGCCAGATCCTCGACCTCGGCCGCGCGGCAGCCTTCCCCGGCCAGGTCACCGCCGGCATCCGCGCCGAAGACCTGCGGATTGCCACAGCAAGTGAACAGGCCCTAACGCTGAAGGTCGATTATATCGAAGAACTCGGCGCCCAACGCCTCGTCCACGGCACGATCGACGGCAAGAAGCTGACGGCATCGCTATCGCCCGAGATCGGGATCGGCGAAAGCCTGTCCCTCACCATCGCCCCCGACCGCCTGCACTTCTTCGACGCCACAACGGGCAAACGCCTGGCGCAACCCTTCGCAGCATCCGGGAGCAAGCGCGCGGAAAGACTGGAGATCGCGGACGCGTGA
- the rsmI gene encoding 16S rRNA (cytidine(1402)-2'-O)-methyltransferase yields MFALPQIGSLAEALPLTHKDRAPAERRAKAEGHTVLEKQASGETQTNERQKSYRLHNISVPARPLEPALYLVATPIGNLSDITLRALETLAGADVLACEDTRVTRVLLDRYGIVNRPYAYHEYNANEVGPKLLAALDDGKSVALVSDAGTPLVSDPGYRLGQIAIEAGHRVVPIPGASAPLAALVGSGLPNDAFLFAGFLPSKDKARRDRFAELAHVPATLMFFESPHRIAAAIVAAHDVLGGERRAAVCRELTKTFEEFRRGTLAELKAFYDEGATVKGEIVLVIGPPDAPAAPEADDVDAILLKLVKDMPTGKAATEAAKQTGLNRKDLYDRLLELKDRNET; encoded by the coding sequence ATGTTTGCATTGCCGCAAATCGGCTCTCTTGCCGAAGCGCTGCCGCTCACCCATAAAGACCGGGCGCCGGCTGAACGGCGGGCAAAGGCTGAAGGGCATACCGTTTTGGAAAAGCAGGCATCGGGCGAAACGCAGACGAACGAGCGGCAGAAAAGCTACCGGCTGCACAATATCTCCGTGCCCGCCCGGCCGCTGGAACCGGCGCTTTATCTGGTCGCAACCCCGATCGGCAATCTCTCCGACATTACGCTTCGCGCGCTGGAAACATTGGCTGGCGCCGATGTGCTGGCCTGCGAGGACACGCGCGTCACCCGCGTGCTGCTCGATCGCTACGGCATCGTCAACCGTCCCTATGCCTATCACGAATATAATGCCAACGAGGTTGGCCCCAAGCTTCTGGCAGCGCTCGACGACGGCAAGTCCGTTGCGCTTGTGTCCGACGCCGGCACGCCGCTGGTGTCCGATCCCGGCTACCGGCTCGGCCAGATCGCCATCGAGGCCGGGCACCGGGTTGTGCCCATTCCCGGCGCTTCAGCGCCGCTCGCAGCGCTGGTCGGTTCGGGCCTGCCGAACGATGCTTTCCTGTTTGCCGGTTTCCTGCCCTCCAAGGACAAGGCGCGGCGCGACCGCTTTGCCGAACTCGCCCATGTTCCAGCCACCTTGATGTTCTTTGAATCCCCGCACCGGATCGCGGCCGCCATCGTTGCCGCCCATGATGTTTTGGGCGGAGAGAGGCGGGCAGCGGTCTGCCGTGAGCTGACCAAGACGTTTGAGGAATTCCGGCGCGGCACGCTGGCCGAACTCAAGGCCTTTTATGACGAGGGCGCCACCGTCAAGGGCGAGATCGTGCTGGTCATCGGCCCGCCGGATGCGCCGGCAGCGCCGGAGGCCGATGATGTCGATGCCATCCTGTTGAAGCTCGTCAAGGATATGCCGACCGGCAAGGCAGCGACCGAGGCCGCAAAACAGACCGGCCTCAACCGCAAGGACCTCTACGACCGCCTGCTGGAGCTCAAAGACCGGAATGAGACCTGA
- a CDS encoding LysR family transcriptional regulator has translation MDIEELRTFVEVADAGGVSPAARRLGVSKSIVSRRLFRLEAELGVQLLARTTRGAALTEAGETFRDYAARVCAEIDVARETILPAGALRGRLRVAVPLSFGQAHFAPILAEMARRHPQLQIHTCYSDRFVDLITEGYDCAIRVGYLQDSNLIARRVGPIFGKLVASPDYIRQHGSPETPEELLAHEALMQGTESWQLTDGGEIITVRPQGRFKADNGVALVAAATAGLGIAYLPDCLTHDHIASGALVPVMTRHPPPPAGAYVIRPPGQHPARKIRVLIELLIEYCEPAPDLSGTAR, from the coding sequence ATGGATATCGAGGAGCTGCGGACGTTTGTGGAAGTGGCCGATGCGGGTGGCGTATCGCCTGCAGCGCGCCGGCTCGGCGTCTCCAAGTCCATCGTCAGCCGGCGGCTCTTCCGGCTGGAGGCGGAACTTGGCGTCCAGCTTCTGGCGCGCACCACCCGGGGCGCCGCTCTGACGGAGGCCGGCGAGACGTTCCGCGATTATGCCGCAAGGGTCTGCGCCGAGATCGATGTCGCCAGGGAAACGATCCTGCCTGCCGGCGCGCTTCGCGGGCGCCTGCGCGTGGCCGTGCCGCTGTCTTTCGGCCAGGCGCACTTTGCGCCCATCCTTGCCGAAATGGCGCGCCGCCACCCGCAGCTGCAAATCCACACATGCTACAGTGATCGCTTCGTCGATCTGATCACCGAAGGATATGATTGCGCGATACGGGTCGGCTACCTTCAGGACTCTAATCTTATCGCCAGACGCGTCGGCCCCATCTTCGGCAAGCTGGTCGCGAGCCCGGATTATATCAGGCAGCATGGATCGCCCGAGACGCCGGAGGAACTGCTGGCGCACGAGGCCCTCATGCAGGGCACCGAAAGCTGGCAACTCACGGATGGCGGCGAAATCATCACGGTGCGCCCGCAGGGACGCTTCAAGGCGGATAACGGCGTTGCCCTCGTGGCCGCCGCCACGGCAGGGCTCGGCATCGCTTACCTGCCCGATTGCCTCACCCATGACCACATAGCCTCCGGCGCGCTTGTGCCGGTCATGACCCGTCATCCGCCGCCGCCGGCCGGCGCCTATGTCATCCGCCCGCCGGGCCAGCACCCCGCCCGCAAGATCCGCGTCCTCATCGAATTGCTGATCGAATATTGCGAACCGGCGCCAGACCTTTCCGGCACCGCCCGTTAA
- the ugpE gene encoding sn-glycerol-3-phosphate ABC transporter permease UgpE, giving the protein MHRTKLFDHVILMMGVFFMVGPLLVALMTSSHEAADIHRNGLQILPGGHFIDTYTTVLTKQGGFTGKITGLRMMMNSLILGIGFAAGKIILSMLAAYALVYFRFRFATITFWMIFTTLLLPLEVRILPSYEVMNTLKLTNTYTGLIVPLLASATGTFYFRQFFKSIPDELLEAARIDGAGPFKFFIDVIVPLSKTMIAAIFIIMFVYGWNQYLWPTLMTTDESFFTLVRGIKQILLVWVGSNIPDYNEAFALAILAMVPPVMIVMIFQRWFIKGLTESDK; this is encoded by the coding sequence ATGCATCGCACGAAACTTTTCGACCATGTCATCCTGATGATGGGCGTCTTCTTCATGGTCGGCCCTTTGCTGGTGGCGCTGATGACCTCCAGCCACGAGGCCGCCGATATCCACCGCAACGGCTTGCAGATCCTGCCCGGCGGCCATTTCATCGATACCTACACCACCGTGCTCACCAAGCAGGGCGGCTTTACCGGCAAGATTACCGGTCTGCGGATGATGATGAACTCGCTGATCCTCGGCATCGGCTTTGCCGCAGGCAAGATCATCCTGTCGATGCTGGCGGCCTATGCGCTGGTCTATTTCCGCTTCCGCTTTGCCACCATCACCTTCTGGATGATCTTCACGACGCTGCTCCTGCCGCTCGAAGTGCGCATCCTGCCGTCCTACGAGGTGATGAACACGCTGAAACTCACCAACACCTATACCGGCCTGATCGTGCCGCTCCTGGCGTCCGCCACCGGCACGTTCTATTTCCGCCAGTTCTTCAAATCGATCCCCGATGAACTTCTGGAAGCCGCCCGCATCGATGGCGCCGGACCCTTCAAGTTCTTCATCGACGTGATCGTGCCACTCTCGAAAACCATGATCGCGGCGATCTTCATCATCATGTTCGTCTATGGCTGGAACCAGTATCTCTGGCCAACCCTGATGACCACCGACGAGAGCTTCTTCACGCTGGTGCGCGGCATCAAGCAGATCCTGCTTGTCTGGGTCGGCTCCAACATTCCCGATTACAACGAGGCCTTTGCCCTGGCGATCCTCGCCATGGTGCCGCCTGTGATGATCGTCATGATCTTCCAGCGCTGGTTCATCAAAGGCCTCACCGAAAGCGACAAGTAA
- a CDS encoding extracellular solute-binding protein, which produces MIRKFTMTGLALAFSATSSFAATNISWWHGMAGRNGEVINEIATKFNASQTACALTPVSKGTYEEALASGIAAFRSGEQPNILQVFDAGAATIINAKGAVIPAEDLINNAGYKFDREAFIDGVRYFYADSDGKFVGMPFNSSAPIMYINDEALKKAGVEAPKTWEEFEAAAPKLKEAGFIPLVQSQLTWQFTENFFSRNNIQFASNNNGYDSVTDTTLKVTDPNLVMMFDKLKAWADEGYFAYYGAGWNDNQKMFEENKAALWIGSSGSFGGLQKTAQMPFSATFLPYWGSIKGAGTSSFIGGAALFAMAGKPEAENKCVADFFQFLTSPEIQVFYHEATGYVAITKAAYELAKSQGYYKEKPAAEVGIQQLMLPAGEWSKGYRLGFYPQIREIMEREYGRIFAGEVSVKDAFDTIEKEGNALLARFAKTAG; this is translated from the coding sequence ATGATCAGGAAATTCACGATGACCGGCCTCGCGCTGGCCTTCTCCGCCACCTCATCCTTTGCCGCGACCAATATCAGCTGGTGGCACGGCATGGCCGGCCGCAACGGCGAAGTCATCAACGAGATCGCCACCAAGTTCAACGCCTCGCAGACGGCTTGCGCGCTCACCCCGGTTTCCAAGGGCACCTATGAGGAGGCGCTCGCGTCCGGCATCGCCGCTTTCCGTTCGGGCGAACAGCCCAACATCCTGCAGGTTTTCGACGCTGGTGCGGCAACCATCATCAACGCCAAGGGTGCCGTCATCCCGGCTGAAGACCTGATCAACAACGCCGGCTATAAATTCGACCGCGAAGCCTTCATCGATGGCGTCCGTTATTTCTACGCCGATAGCGACGGCAAGTTCGTCGGCATGCCGTTCAATTCCTCGGCGCCGATCATGTATATCAACGACGAAGCCCTGAAGAAGGCCGGTGTCGAAGCCCCGAAGACCTGGGAGGAATTCGAAGCGGCCGCTCCGAAGCTGAAGGAAGCCGGTTTCATCCCGCTCGTCCAGTCGCAGCTAACCTGGCAGTTCACCGAGAACTTTTTCTCGCGCAACAACATCCAGTTCGCTTCCAACAATAACGGCTATGACAGCGTCACCGACACGACGCTGAAGGTTACCGACCCGAACCTCGTCATGATGTTCGACAAGCTGAAGGCCTGGGCCGACGAAGGCTATTTCGCCTATTACGGCGCCGGCTGGAACGATAACCAGAAGATGTTCGAGGAAAACAAGGCAGCGCTCTGGATCGGCTCGTCGGGTTCGTTCGGCGGCCTGCAGAAGACGGCACAGATGCCGTTCTCGGCAACCTTCCTGCCCTATTGGGGTTCGATCAAGGGTGCGGGCACCTCGTCCTTCATTGGCGGTGCAGCACTCTTCGCCATGGCCGGAAAGCCGGAAGCGGAAAACAAGTGCGTGGCCGACTTCTTCCAGTTCCTGACCTCGCCGGAAATCCAGGTCTTCTATCATGAAGCCACGGGTTACGTCGCAATCACCAAGGCAGCCTACGAGCTGGCCAAGAGCCAGGGCTATTACAAGGAAAAGCCTGCTGCGGAAGTCGGCATCCAGCAGCTGATGCTGCCGGCCGGTGAATGGTCGAAGGGCTACCGCCTCGGCTTCTACCCGCAGATCCGCGAAATCATGGAACGCGAATACGGCCGCATCTTCGCCGGCGAAGTCTCCGTCAAGGACGCCTTCGACACGATCGAGAAGGAAGGCAACGCACTTCTCGCCCGCTTCGCAAAGACGGCTGGTTGA